A DNA window from Flavisolibacter ginsenosidimutans contains the following coding sequences:
- the secA gene encoding preprotein translocase subunit SecA, with amino-acid sequence MIGFLSKIFGGSKSEKDVKQILPLVTKINEHFQSCQNLSNDELRHKTVEFRTRINDHLKDIDTQIADTNRRAEELPFNDLVGKDAVYQEVDQLKKDRDGKIEEALKEILPEAFAVVKETARRFKENTEIKSKVTELDKELSLTKSYITINGEEVTYQNTWTAGGGQVTWNMVHYDVQLIGGIVLHQGKIAEMATGEGKTLVSTLPAYLNALAGEGVHIVTVNDYLARRDSEWNGPIFEWLGLKVDCIDKHEPNSEMRRSAYLADITYGTNNEFGFDYLRDNMVHSPEEMVQRKHHFAMVDEVDSVLIDDARTPLIISGPVPKGDDQQYHILRPRVQSLVEMQERLVRGFLNEAKKRFSEGDDDPKSGGLYLFRAYRGLPKYGPLIKFLSEPGIKVKLQKAENYYLQDQQRNMHIVDEELLFQIDEKNKSVDLTDKGITTITRSGEDPDFFVLPDISIRLAEVENADIPQEDKLHQKEAILNEYSTKADRIHSVQQLLKAYALFDKDVEYVVMDGAVKIVDEQTGRILDGRRYSDGLHQAIEAKENVKIEAATQTYATVTLQNYFRMYHKLAGMTGTAETEAAELWSIYKLDVVTIPTNIPVTRKDQQDLVYKTRKEKFGSVIDEIEALRNAGRPVLVGTTSVEVSELLSRMLQVKKIPHNVLNAKQHAREAQVVAEAGLAGAITIATNMAGRGTDIKLGPGVKEAGGLAIIGTERHESRRVDRQLRGRAGRQGDPGTSQFYVSLEDDLMRMFGSERIAGLMDRFGYKEGEVIQHSMITKSIERAQRKVEENNFGIRKRLLEYDDVMNMQRNAIYDRRNHALFGERLALDIDNAFSVTAEEIITTYKEQDDYEGFKLACIVTFGLDFQISPDDFKTTDAASLTDRLYTEAIENYQAHKEGVKAQAVPVFKNIRQTQGQHIENVVVPFSDGRKGINVLVNLDKMITSEGDELTNAMERNITLAIIDDSWKEHLRAMDDLKQSVQTAYLEQKDPLVIYKMEAYNLFRRMSSDLNREIVSFLCHSQLPIQEEQAPLREARPQKTDMSKLHANKEEIEATGEDYAANEKDYYDPSSPAGNVAVRQEPIKVGPKIGRNDPCPCGSGKKFKNCHGKDA; translated from the coding sequence ATGATTGGTTTTCTTTCCAAAATTTTCGGTGGCAGCAAATCGGAAAAAGACGTAAAGCAGATATTGCCCCTCGTCACCAAAATCAACGAGCACTTTCAATCCTGCCAGAACCTGAGCAACGATGAACTTCGCCACAAGACCGTTGAATTTCGTACCCGCATCAACGACCACCTCAAAGACATTGACACACAAATAGCCGACACCAACCGCCGCGCCGAAGAATTGCCTTTCAACGACCTCGTGGGCAAGGACGCCGTTTACCAGGAAGTTGACCAGCTAAAAAAAGACCGCGACGGAAAGATTGAAGAAGCCCTGAAGGAAATTTTGCCCGAAGCCTTTGCCGTGGTAAAAGAAACGGCCCGCCGCTTTAAGGAAAATACCGAAATCAAATCGAAGGTGACGGAGCTTGACAAAGAGTTGAGTCTTACAAAATCTTACATCACGATAAACGGTGAGGAAGTTACCTATCAAAACACCTGGACGGCTGGCGGCGGACAAGTAACCTGGAACATGGTTCACTACGACGTGCAGCTGATTGGCGGTATTGTTCTTCACCAGGGCAAGATTGCCGAGATGGCCACGGGTGAAGGTAAAACGCTTGTGTCAACCCTTCCGGCGTATTTAAATGCGCTGGCTGGCGAAGGCGTGCACATTGTAACGGTGAACGATTACCTGGCCCGCCGCGACAGCGAATGGAACGGTCCCATCTTCGAATGGCTTGGTTTGAAAGTAGATTGCATTGACAAGCACGAACCCAACAGCGAAATGCGCCGCAGCGCTTATCTGGCCGATATTACTTACGGTACCAACAACGAATTTGGCTTCGATTACCTCCGTGATAACATGGTGCACAGCCCCGAAGAAATGGTGCAACGCAAACACCATTTTGCGATGGTGGATGAAGTAGACTCGGTGTTGATTGACGATGCAAGAACGCCGTTAATTATTTCCGGTCCCGTGCCCAAAGGCGACGACCAACAGTATCATATTCTTCGACCCCGTGTGCAGAGCCTCGTGGAGATGCAGGAACGTTTGGTGCGTGGCTTTTTAAACGAAGCAAAAAAACGTTTTTCCGAAGGCGACGATGATCCGAAGAGCGGTGGTTTGTACTTGTTCCGGGCTTACCGCGGCTTGCCTAAATACGGTCCGCTCATTAAGTTTTTGAGTGAGCCGGGCATTAAAGTAAAACTGCAAAAAGCCGAGAATTATTATTTGCAGGATCAGCAGCGCAACATGCACATTGTTGACGAAGAATTGCTCTTTCAGATTGACGAAAAAAACAAATCGGTTGACCTGACCGACAAAGGCATCACAACCATCACCCGCTCCGGCGAAGACCCCGATTTTTTTGTGCTGCCCGATATCAGCATTCGTTTGGCTGAAGTTGAAAACGCGGACATACCACAGGAAGACAAACTCCATCAGAAAGAAGCCATTCTCAATGAATACTCAACCAAAGCCGATCGCATTCACTCGGTGCAACAGTTGTTGAAAGCTTATGCGCTTTTTGACAAAGACGTGGAATACGTGGTGATGGACGGCGCGGTAAAAATTGTGGACGAACAAACCGGTCGTATCCTCGATGGCCGTCGTTACAGCGATGGCCTGCACCAGGCCATTGAAGCAAAAGAGAATGTAAAGATTGAGGCCGCTACACAGACATACGCAACGGTTACGTTGCAGAACTATTTCCGCATGTATCATAAGTTGGCCGGTATGACCGGTACGGCCGAAACAGAAGCGGCGGAATTGTGGAGCATTTACAAATTAGACGTTGTTACCATTCCAACCAATATTCCCGTTACCCGTAAAGACCAGCAAGATCTTGTTTACAAAACACGGAAAGAAAAATTCGGTTCTGTGATTGACGAAATCGAAGCCTTGCGTAACGCGGGCCGCCCGGTGCTTGTGGGCACAACATCAGTTGAAGTGAGCGAATTGCTTAGCCGCATGTTGCAGGTGAAAAAAATTCCGCACAACGTACTCAACGCAAAACAACACGCAAGAGAAGCGCAGGTTGTAGCCGAAGCGGGTTTGGCCGGTGCCATAACCATTGCTACCAACATGGCCGGTCGCGGTACGGACATTAAGCTCGGACCCGGCGTAAAAGAAGCGGGTGGCTTGGCTATTATTGGCACCGAACGTCACGAATCTCGCCGCGTGGACAGGCAGTTGCGCGGTCGTGCCGGTCGCCAAGGCGATCCCGGTACTTCGCAGTTTTACGTTTCATTGGAAGATGACCTGATGCGCATGTTTGGCTCGGAACGCATCGCCGGATTGATGGACCGCTTTGGTTACAAAGAAGGCGAAGTGATTCAGCACAGCATGATTACCAAATCGATTGAAAGAGCGCAACGCAAAGTAGAGGAAAACAACTTTGGCATTCGCAAACGCTTGCTTGAATACGATGACGTAATGAACATGCAGCGCAATGCGATTTACGACCGAAGAAACCATGCTTTGTTTGGCGAACGCCTGGCACTTGATATTGACAATGCCTTCTCTGTAACAGCAGAGGAAATCATTACAACCTACAAAGAACAGGACGATTACGAAGGTTTCAAACTTGCCTGCATCGTGACCTTTGGACTTGACTTTCAGATTTCACCGGACGATTTCAAAACAACCGATGCCGCTTCGTTAACCGATAGACTTTATACAGAAGCAATTGAAAATTACCAGGCGCACAAAGAAGGTGTGAAAGCGCAAGCGGTTCCTGTGTTTAAAAACATCCGGCAAACGCAGGGTCAGCACATCGAAAACGTGGTGGTTCCTTTCAGCGACGGACGCAAAGGCATCAATGTGTTGGTGAACCTTGACAAGATGATTACCAGCGAAGGCGATGAACTGACCAACGCGATGGAGCGCAACATTACCCTCGCCATTATTGACGACAGTTGGAAAGAACACCTGCGTGCAATGGACGACCTGAAGCAAAGCGTTCAAACAGCTTACCTGGAACAAAAAGATCCGCTGGTGATTTACAAGATGGAGGCCTACAATTTGTTCCGTCGCATGAGTTCTGATTTGAATCGCGAGATTGTTTCCTTCTTGTGTCACTCGCAATTGCCTATACAGGAAGAACAAGCACCGCTGCGCGAAGCCCGTCCGCAAAAAACCGACATGAGCAAGCTGCACGCAAACAAAGAAGAAATTGAAGCAACGGGCGAAGATTACGCAGCCAACGAAAAAGATTATTACGATCCGTCAAGTCCCGCTGGCAATGTAGCCGTAAGACAAGAACCAATCAAAGTAGGACCGAAGATCGGCCGCAACGATCCTTGTCCTTGCGGCAGCGGCAAGAAGTTTAAGAACTGTCACGGGAAGGATGCGTAA
- a CDS encoding GNAT family N-acetyltransferase has translation MQFNVRSVSIEDAQAVNELSAQLGYSVSLTGTVANIQQLLSSKEHCCFVAVHDLTVIGWIHGFLAYRIESNPFAEIGGLVVEESFRGKGIGKMLVDRVKEWSLEQGMASLRLRSNAKRKEAHEFYEKLGFTVTKEQKVFEMRLDKK, from the coding sequence ATGCAGTTTAACGTTCGTTCCGTGTCCATCGAAGATGCGCAAGCCGTCAACGAGTTGTCAGCGCAACTTGGTTATTCTGTTTCTTTAACGGGCACCGTTGCCAACATTCAGCAACTTCTCTCTTCAAAAGAACATTGTTGTTTTGTTGCAGTGCACGATTTGACTGTTATTGGCTGGATACATGGCTTCCTCGCTTACCGTATCGAAAGCAATCCTTTCGCCGAAATCGGCGGCTTGGTGGTAGAGGAAAGTTTTAGAGGCAAAGGCATCGGTAAAATGCTTGTTGACCGCGTAAAAGAATGGAGCCTGGAACAAGGCATGGCAAGCTTGCGATTACGAAGCAACGCGAAAAGAAAAGAGGCGCACGAGTTTTATGAAAAGCTTGGCTTCACCGTTACGAAGGAGCAAAAAGTTTTTGAAATGCGACTTGACAAAAAATAA
- a CDS encoding outer membrane beta-barrel protein: protein MKLKHIAAGTALLFGSFLSHAQSGQLRVGLNLANVSVTPNGRVNDANQLTSFQVGVIGNVKLGSSFLSLQPGLLYTGKGSKIQKGTAGQAGYYKQTFNPMYLEVPLNLLFKAPIGGANRFFIGAGPYAAVGIAGKVKTEGTNILGQTYNRETDIQFSNDDPTTFNKEEGAGLGLVRRFDYGLNGTAGIEGKSLALGVNYGLGLAKLQSGTNSSADNNNKHRVLSVTLGFKF, encoded by the coding sequence ATGAAACTAAAACACATTGCAGCAGGCACCGCTCTTCTTTTCGGCAGTTTTCTTTCTCACGCACAAAGCGGACAACTCAGGGTTGGATTGAATTTAGCCAACGTATCGGTTACGCCAAACGGCCGCGTGAACGATGCGAATCAATTAACGTCTTTCCAGGTTGGTGTAATTGGCAACGTAAAATTGGGCAGCTCTTTCTTGAGTTTGCAACCGGGTTTGCTTTACACGGGCAAGGGCTCAAAAATCCAAAAAGGAACGGCCGGACAAGCAGGGTATTACAAGCAAACATTCAACCCGATGTATTTGGAAGTTCCGTTGAACCTTCTTTTTAAAGCACCTATCGGCGGTGCTAATCGTTTCTTCATCGGCGCAGGACCTTATGCAGCGGTTGGCATTGCGGGCAAAGTAAAAACAGAAGGCACCAACATTTTAGGGCAAACCTACAACCGCGAAACAGACATTCAATTTTCAAACGACGACCCGACTACATTCAACAAAGAAGAAGGCGCAGGCCTGGGTCTTGTTCGCCGTTTTGATTACGGACTGAACGGCACTGCGGGCATCGAAGGAAAAAGTTTGGCACTTGGTGTAAACTATGGATTGGGCCTGGCAAAACTGCAAAGCGGCACAAACAGCAGCGCGGACAATAACAACAAGCACCGCGTGTTGAGCGTGACGCTTGGCTTTAAATTTTAA
- a CDS encoding DUF5672 family protein — MTPNKDITPFILIPVYKDFEDLDSAELASLDQLVTILAAHPIGLFGPEKIDWQKYLKYFSARDIAVTTHIFDAVFFTNVDGYSKLLLSLDFYKRFAAYSHLLIYQLDAYVFSDELLQWCKAGYDYIGAPWIDNRDGIVTKGELTGVGNGGLSLRKTDSFIRVLTSKKRFKSFRQLVEEYKRFPALKQVSRMPVACLRALTGWRNNGAYHAQRFLYNEDLFWGLVVKESYYPFKLPPVEKAAQFSFEIAPEHLFRLNKQQLPFGCHAWFKYEPEFWQRYIQW; from the coding sequence ATGACACCGAATAAAGATATTACCCCCTTCATACTTATACCCGTCTACAAGGATTTTGAAGATTTAGATTCTGCCGAACTTGCCTCGTTAGACCAGTTAGTCACTATCCTCGCCGCTCACCCAATTGGTTTGTTTGGGCCGGAAAAGATTGATTGGCAGAAGTACCTTAAATATTTCTCAGCAAGAGACATTGCCGTGACAACGCACATTTTTGATGCGGTATTTTTTACCAACGTTGATGGTTACAGCAAACTGCTGCTGTCGTTGGATTTTTACAAACGCTTCGCCGCTTATAGTCACTTGCTCATTTATCAATTGGATGCTTACGTCTTCTCGGATGAACTTCTGCAGTGGTGCAAAGCCGGGTACGATTACATTGGCGCACCCTGGATTGACAATCGCGACGGCATCGTAACAAAAGGAGAATTAACGGGTGTTGGAAACGGTGGCCTGTCTTTGCGTAAAACGGATTCTTTTATCCGCGTGCTGACGTCTAAAAAACGTTTCAAATCCTTTAGACAGCTGGTAGAAGAATACAAGCGGTTTCCCGCATTAAAACAAGTATCGCGAATGCCCGTTGCATGTCTTCGTGCGTTGACTGGCTGGCGAAACAACGGCGCCTATCATGCACAGCGTTTTCTTTACAATGAAGATCTTTTTTGGGGCCTGGTAGTAAAAGAGTCTTATTATCCGTTCAAACTGCCGCCGGTGGAAAAAGCCGCGCAATTCTCCTTTGAAATTGCCCCGGAACATTTGTTTCGGTTAAACAAGCAGCAATTGCCTTTTGGCTGCCATGCCTGGTTCAAATACGAGCCTGAGTTCTGGCAACGGTACATTCAATGGTGA
- a CDS encoding MBL fold metallo-hydrolase RNA specificity domain-containing protein, which translates to MKIAFHGAARTVTGSKHLLTLKNGKKILLDCGMFQGMGKDTDLLNRDFGFEPAEVDVMVLSHAHIDHTGLIPRLVKQGFTGKIFCTDATKELSVLLLLDSAQIQESDAKYHNKGSKAQGKPLIQPLYTIEDAKASFGQFVSQFYNQWFAVTDGVEAMFTDAGHIIGSACVHLRILENGTTTHLTFSGDVGRYRDVILKSPDVFPQADYIIMESTYGNSLHENIQSSVDNILGWIESTCVQKKGKLIMPAFSLGRTQEILYGLNQLSLENRLPKLDYFLDSPLSTSITEVVKKYPQYFNKTIQKVLQTDDDPFQFEGLRYIESVEESKLLNYRNEPCVIISASGMAEAGRVKHHISNNVENSRNAILMTGYCEPASLGARLLSGAEEVSIFGVQHEVHAEIGQIKSMSAHGDYEDLSQWLSCQDKQSIKRLFLVHGEYDVQQDFKRWLVKRGFVDVEIPDRHFETGLA; encoded by the coding sequence ATGAAGATTGCTTTTCACGGCGCGGCCCGCACGGTTACCGGCTCAAAACACTTACTAACGTTGAAGAACGGCAAAAAAATTCTGCTTGACTGCGGTATGTTTCAGGGCATGGGCAAGGACACGGATTTGCTCAACCGCGACTTTGGTTTTGAACCGGCTGAAGTGGACGTGATGGTGCTTTCGCACGCACACATTGATCATACGGGCCTCATTCCGCGGTTGGTGAAGCAAGGTTTTACCGGGAAGATATTTTGCACCGATGCGACGAAGGAGTTGTCTGTGCTGTTGTTGCTCGATTCGGCACAAATTCAGGAAAGCGATGCGAAGTATCACAATAAGGGTAGCAAAGCACAAGGCAAGCCGCTGATACAACCTCTATACACCATTGAAGATGCCAAGGCAAGCTTTGGACAATTTGTATCGCAGTTCTACAACCAATGGTTTGCGGTAACCGATGGTGTGGAAGCAATGTTTACCGATGCGGGTCACATCATCGGCAGTGCCTGCGTGCACCTGCGCATCCTTGAAAACGGAACGACCACACACCTTACTTTTAGCGGTGACGTGGGTCGTTATCGCGACGTGATTTTAAAATCGCCGGATGTTTTTCCGCAGGCCGATTACATCATCATGGAATCCACCTACGGCAACAGCTTGCACGAGAACATACAGTCGTCTGTTGACAACATTCTGGGTTGGATAGAAAGCACTTGCGTGCAGAAAAAAGGCAAGTTGATTATGCCGGCTTTCAGTTTGGGAAGAACGCAGGAGATTCTATACGGCTTAAACCAATTGTCGTTGGAAAACCGCTTGCCAAAACTGGACTATTTTCTGGACAGTCCGTTAAGCACTTCCATTACCGAAGTGGTAAAAAAGTACCCGCAATACTTTAACAAGACCATCCAAAAGGTTTTGCAAACCGATGATGATCCCTTTCAATTTGAGGGCTTGCGTTACATTGAAAGCGTAGAAGAATCGAAACTGCTCAACTATCGCAACGAACCCTGCGTGATCATCTCGGCAAGCGGCATGGCCGAAGCAGGCCGAGTGAAACACCACATCAGCAATAACGTTGAGAACAGCCGCAACGCCATTTTGATGACGGGTTACTGCGAACCGGCTTCGCTGGGTGCACGTTTACTTTCTGGTGCAGAAGAGGTGAGCATTTTTGGTGTGCAACACGAAGTGCACGCAGAAATCGGCCAAATAAAAAGCATGAGTGCCCACGGCGATTACGAAGATTTGAGTCAATGGCTAAGTTGCCAGGACAAGCAAAGCATCAAAAGACTTTTTTTGGTGCACGGCGAATACGACGTGCAGCAGGATTTCAAACGCTGGCTTGTAAAACGTGGTTTTGTGGACGTAGAAATTCCCGATCGCCACTTTGAAACCGGTCTTGCCTGA
- a CDS encoding DUF4136 domain-containing protein, with protein MGNIFKTFGAAAFSGLLLAGCASTAHVEKDKSVNLNNYKTFAWVDTRESKNDTVKTKVSDLTERTIRDAVNEELEKVGWKQSKKPDVLLTYDLLVERAVKEENNPVYSQPLTRYYYNPYSRRWIPVYYPSEFLGYDRDRRPVREGTITIRLIDAKNDKTIWQGWTTDEVASRNLTGKEIRNGVKSIFRKFDVAKN; from the coding sequence ATGGGAAACATCTTCAAAACCTTTGGTGCTGCCGCTTTTTCAGGCCTGTTGCTGGCCGGTTGCGCAAGCACGGCACACGTGGAAAAAGACAAATCGGTTAACTTAAATAACTACAAAACCTTTGCGTGGGTTGACACGAGGGAGAGCAAGAACGACACAGTAAAAACAAAAGTTTCCGATCTGACCGAGCGAACCATCAGAGACGCTGTAAACGAAGAACTGGAAAAAGTGGGTTGGAAACAATCCAAAAAACCGGATGTTTTGCTAACCTATGATTTGCTGGTTGAAAGGGCCGTGAAAGAAGAAAACAACCCGGTTTATTCGCAACCCCTGACCCGGTATTATTACAACCCGTACAGCCGCCGCTGGATACCGGTTTATTATCCTTCAGAGTTTTTGGGTTATGACAGGGACCGCCGGCCTGTGCGTGAGGGAACAATTACCATTCGTCTCATCGACGCAAAGAACGACAAAACGATCTGGCAGGGATGGACTACCGATGAAGTTGCCAGCCGCAATCTTACTGGCAAAGAAATCCGTAACGGCGTCAAGTCCATCTTCCGCAAGTTTGACGTTGCAAAAAATTAA
- a CDS encoding SusC/RagA family TonB-linked outer membrane protein, with protein sequence MRKNPTALFRSLGLLSFLLLSSVFVQAQVSVSGKVTDETNKPIEGVTVQVNGAKTSTLTRADGSFQITVPSGNARLIFSSVGFERQEVAVNNQAIINVPLQSTNSALQDVVVIGYATVRKKDVTGAVSGLSQNEIKSRPVQDAVQAMQGKVAGVDITSNERPGSLGTINIRGVRSLLASNSPLFVVDGIPLVSGGIDNFNPADIESIDILKDASATAIYGSRGANGVVIVTTKQGKNGRVNLNVNSSLRFDNLVDNEKMFSAADYITFRRWAYYYAGLNYATGISTNPRGDQPTLATDRTFFNATADPAAWANIAKGWASGKWDGSAVTTTDWRGLVTQQSVTSDNSISVSGGTDKMRAYASFGYLNNTGTVKGQSYKRYTTNVNIEITPTKWFTFGSNVSVAYSVQQYGQSTRNVSTIGTPSGGLYESARSLFPYAVPYDSAGNRVLFPGGDNSWKNVVDEWNYNIDQRTTVRAFGSINGQVDIGNIFRPLKGLRYRMNFGPDIDLYTDGVYIDANSVANGGSTSYASLLKGKAFSYTLDNLLYYDKTIGAHSFGITLLASQTAFNADSSTINGNGIPFASQKWNALTSGTVTGTLSTSSNLVEQQLLSYMGRVNYSFKDKYLLTASIRRDGSSVFAKGHQYDNFPSAALAWRISREDFLQHSTWVNELKLRAGVGVTGNSAVAPYSTQGAIVSLFYPFSSTNTPGAYTNPLLANQDLKWEKTQQVNVGLDFSLFNRRVSGSVDVYSSKTSDLLLNRNLPSVTGYNTTYFNIGKTANNGIDISVSTVNYRSRSMLWTTTVNASWQKDHIVALSNGNQDDITNSLFIGQPLGVIYGYKALGIWQPGDTTAIKAFNANGGSFSPGFTRVADLNGDNKIDPNNDRQIIGWTRPRWVVGMTNTFVYKGVELSVFIYGRLHYWYNTGGEGEAARGVTRQINYYTPDNTNSEYQKPVYNAGNASLDPYFAALGYKKASFIKVRNISLGYTVNNKYLGKAGVSNLKAYVQVANPGMLFSQIKYLDMDVVSPTWNRGVTFGINATF encoded by the coding sequence ATGCGAAAAAATCCAACTGCTCTCTTTCGAAGCTTGGGACTGCTAAGCTTCCTCTTGCTCTCCTCTGTGTTTGTGCAGGCGCAGGTTAGCGTGTCGGGCAAAGTCACCGACGAAACCAACAAACCGATCGAAGGCGTTACCGTGCAGGTGAACGGTGCCAAAACCAGTACTTTAACACGTGCCGATGGAAGCTTTCAAATCACCGTACCATCGGGCAATGCCCGCCTTATTTTTTCTTCTGTAGGCTTTGAGAGGCAAGAAGTAGCCGTGAACAATCAAGCCATCATCAACGTCCCGTTACAATCAACAAACAGTGCTTTGCAGGATGTGGTGGTGATTGGTTATGCAACGGTGCGGAAGAAAGACGTAACAGGAGCCGTTTCCGGTTTAAGCCAAAACGAAATTAAGTCACGCCCCGTGCAGGATGCCGTGCAGGCGATGCAGGGGAAAGTTGCCGGTGTAGACATCACTTCTAACGAGCGTCCCGGTTCACTTGGGACAATCAACATCCGGGGTGTTCGCTCTTTGCTGGCATCTAACTCACCGTTGTTTGTCGTTGACGGAATACCGTTAGTATCTGGCGGCATTGATAACTTTAATCCCGCAGATATTGAATCTATCGACATTTTGAAAGATGCATCCGCAACAGCTATTTACGGTAGCCGTGGTGCAAACGGTGTGGTAATTGTTACGACGAAGCAGGGTAAGAACGGCAGGGTAAATTTAAACGTCAACAGTTCACTCCGGTTTGACAACTTAGTGGATAATGAGAAAATGTTCAGCGCTGCTGATTACATCACCTTTCGCAGATGGGCTTACTATTATGCAGGTTTGAACTACGCCACGGGCATCAGTACTAACCCAAGAGGCGACCAGCCAACATTGGCTACCGACAGAACGTTCTTTAATGCTACGGCTGATCCTGCCGCGTGGGCTAACATTGCCAAAGGATGGGCGTCGGGTAAATGGGATGGAAGCGCAGTGACTACCACGGATTGGAGAGGTTTGGTGACGCAGCAATCCGTCACGAGTGACAATTCGATCAGCGTTAGCGGTGGTACCGATAAAATGAGGGCTTATGCTTCTTTTGGCTATTTGAACAATACCGGTACCGTAAAAGGTCAGTCTTATAAACGATATACCACAAACGTCAACATAGAAATTACACCAACAAAATGGTTTACGTTTGGCAGCAACGTAAGCGTTGCTTACAGCGTACAGCAATACGGCCAGTCAACAAGAAACGTTTCAACAATCGGTACTCCGTCGGGCGGTTTATATGAATCTGCAAGGTCTTTGTTTCCCTACGCAGTCCCTTACGATTCTGCCGGTAACAGGGTATTGTTTCCCGGCGGCGATAATTCCTGGAAGAATGTTGTGGACGAGTGGAATTATAATATAGATCAACGAACAACCGTTCGTGCCTTTGGCAGTATCAATGGGCAAGTTGATATCGGTAACATCTTTCGCCCGCTAAAGGGATTAAGATACCGTATGAATTTCGGGCCGGACATTGACCTGTACACCGATGGAGTTTATATTGACGCCAACTCCGTGGCCAATGGCGGTAGCACCAGCTACGCATCGCTCTTAAAAGGCAAAGCATTTTCTTACACCTTAGATAACCTGTTGTATTACGATAAAACAATCGGTGCACACAGCTTCGGTATAACTTTATTAGCCAGTCAAACAGCCTTTAACGCAGACAGCAGTACCATTAACGGTAACGGTATTCCCTTCGCTTCACAAAAGTGGAATGCATTGACCAGCGGTACCGTAACCGGCACATTAAGCACAAGCTCTAACCTGGTTGAGCAACAGTTGTTGTCTTACATGGGCCGGGTGAATTACAGCTTCAAGGATAAATACCTTTTAACGGCTTCAATACGCCGTGACGGATCATCCGTATTTGCAAAAGGCCACCAATACGATAACTTCCCGAGTGCGGCCCTGGCATGGCGCATAAGCCGTGAAGATTTTCTGCAACATTCTACTTGGGTGAATGAATTAAAATTGAGGGCAGGTGTGGGTGTTACCGGTAATTCCGCTGTGGCGCCTTATTCAACACAGGGCGCTATTGTCTCTTTGTTCTATCCATTCTCTTCAACCAATACTCCCGGTGCATATACCAATCCATTATTAGCCAACCAGGATCTTAAATGGGAAAAAACACAGCAAGTTAATGTGGGCTTAGATTTTTCTTTGTTTAACAGAAGGGTTTCCGGCAGTGTGGATGTATACAGTTCAAAGACATCTGACTTGCTGCTCAACAGAAATCTTCCATCGGTAACAGGCTACAACACCACCTATTTCAATATTGGTAAAACGGCTAATAACGGAATTGATATCAGTGTATCAACGGTTAATTACAGAAGCAGAAGTATGTTGTGGACAACCACCGTTAACGCTTCGTGGCAAAAAGATCATATTGTGGCTTTGTCGAACGGTAACCAGGATGACATCACCAACAGTTTATTTATTGGCCAACCTCTTGGAGTGATCTATGGTTACAAAGCCTTAGGCATCTGGCAGCCCGGCGATACCACCGCGATCAAAGCATTTAATGCGAATGGTGGTTCATTCTCTCCTGGATTTACCCGTGTGGCAGACTTGAATGGAGACAATAAAATTGATCCCAACAACGACCGCCAGATCATTGGATGGACAAGACCCCGCTGGGTGGTAGGCATGACCAACACGTTTGTGTATAAAGGAGTTGAACTGTCTGTTTTCATCTACGGCCGTTTGCACTACTGGTACAACACGGGTGGTGAAGGTGAAGCTGCTCGTGGTGTTACAAGGCAGATCAATTACTATACGCCGGATAATACAAATTCAGAATATCAGAAGCCCGTATACAACGCAGGTAATGCATCGCTTGATCCATACTTTGCGGCTTTGGGTTATAAGAAAGCTTCATTTATTAAGGTACGGAACATTTCTTTGGGCTATACGGTAAACAACAAATACCTGGGAAAAGCGGGTGTTTCAAACCTTAAAGCCTATGTACAAGTTGCCAATCCAGGCATGCTGTTCTCTCAAATTAAATACTTAGACATGGATGTCGTTTCGCCTACCTGGAACAGAGGCGTAACCTTTGGAATCAACGCAACATTCTGA